Proteins co-encoded in one bacterium genomic window:
- a CDS encoding 50S ribosomal protein L25 produces MERLALSAQVRDGVGKGVARSLRRKGLVPAVVYGRGRKPMPVAVDGKAISSALQTHAGRNVLIDLDMTGGGGAEPATVMVKEIQRDVFKQHIIHVDFLAISLTEMIETRVRVMLRGASKGVAEGGIVEHHLRDVLVECMPTLIPEQFDLDITELGVGHSLHASDLVIPGGVTLLTLPDEVIVTIVAPRVQEEAAPVAAVAVEGAPAAVVPEAVPEKE; encoded by the coding sequence ATGGAGCGGTTGGCGCTGTCTGCACAGGTTCGCGATGGTGTTGGCAAGGGCGTGGCGAGAAGCCTGCGACGCAAGGGGCTCGTCCCGGCCGTGGTCTACGGCCGCGGCCGCAAGCCGATGCCGGTTGCCGTGGATGGGAAGGCGATTTCGTCGGCGCTGCAGACCCACGCCGGGCGCAACGTGCTGATAGATCTCGACATGACAGGGGGCGGCGGCGCCGAGCCGGCAACGGTCATGGTCAAGGAGATCCAGCGCGACGTCTTCAAGCAGCACATCATTCACGTGGACTTCCTCGCGATCTCTCTCACCGAGATGATCGAGACACGTGTGCGGGTCATGCTGCGGGGCGCCTCAAAGGGTGTCGCCGAGGGCGGGATAGTGGAGCACCACCTCCGGGACGTGCTCGTCGAGTGCATGCCGACGCTCATCCCCGAGCAGTTCGATCTGGACATTACCGAACTGGGTGTAGGGCATTCGCTGCACGCCAGTGACCTGGTGATTCCGGGGGGCGTGACGCTACTCACTCTGCCCGACGAGGTCATCGTCACGATAGTCGCACCCCGCGTGCAGGAGGAAGCGGCGCCGGTGGCAGCGGTCGCAGTGGAGGGCGCGCCTGCTGCTGTGGTTCCTGAGGCGGTTCCCGAGAAGGAGTAG
- a CDS encoding MBL fold metallo-hydrolase has protein sequence MPAIEHLADDLVLIDTGYCRTPAAIGVYLLLGERPALVETGPASTVEAVLEGVRAAGLDPSDLRAVAVTHIHLDHAGAAGALLRRLPHLDVYVHPIGAPHLVDPSRLITSARRLYGDDLDTLLGEPEPVPADRVQLLEDGAQIMLGSRRLRSLDTPGHARHHLALLDESSGDLFTGDAAGICLTGSRYVLPPTPPPELDVPTWNATLARLRALRPRRLLLTHFGPHTWCDELLAQMQARLPAAVELVRSALDSGLGEEAIVERLRATGAGAAAADGPNAAGRMEVVMPSRLNALGLIRYIKTAA, from the coding sequence ATGCCCGCCATCGAACACCTCGCCGACGACCTGGTCCTGATCGACACCGGCTACTGCCGTACTCCCGCAGCGATCGGCGTCTACCTGCTGCTGGGCGAGCGACCGGCCCTGGTCGAGACCGGGCCCGCCTCGACGGTCGAGGCGGTGCTGGAAGGGGTGCGGGCCGCCGGGCTCGACCCGAGCGACCTGCGGGCGGTCGCGGTCACGCACATCCACCTGGACCACGCGGGCGCGGCAGGGGCGCTGTTACGGCGACTGCCCCATCTGGACGTGTACGTGCACCCCATCGGCGCGCCGCACCTGGTGGATCCCTCGCGCCTGATCACCAGCGCCCGCCGGCTCTACGGGGATGATCTCGACACGCTCCTGGGCGAACCCGAGCCGGTCCCCGCCGATCGGGTACAGCTCCTTGAGGACGGGGCCCAGATCATGCTTGGATCACGGCGGCTGCGGTCTCTCGATACGCCCGGACACGCCCGGCACCACCTGGCGCTCCTGGACGAGTCCTCGGGCGACCTCTTCACCGGAGACGCGGCAGGCATCTGCCTGACGGGATCGCGCTACGTGCTCCCGCCCACGCCGCCGCCGGAGCTGGACGTACCGACCTGGAACGCGACCCTCGCCCGGCTGCGCGCGCTGCGGCCGCGGCGCCTGCTGCTCACGCACTTCGGACCGCATACCTGGTGCGATGAGTTGCTGGCCCAGATGCAGGCGCGCCTTCCCGCTGCTGTGGAGCTCGTGCGTTCGGCGCTGGACTCCGGCCTGGGCGAGGAGGCGATCGTAGAGCGGCTGCGGGCTACGGGCGCCGGCGCGGCCGCAGCGGACGGACCGAATGCGGCGGGCCGTATGGAAGTCGTCATGCCTTCGCGGTTGAACGCGTTAGGGCTGATCCGGTACATCAAGACGGCAGCCTGA
- a CDS encoding sulfite oxidase-like oxidoreductase: MMVHRSEERVPPGQRITDKWPVLHYGDVPRLDLAGWDFRIFGLVEEQVRLSYEEFRALPTASITCDIHCVTTWSRLGMTFEGVPARTVLDLVRIRPEARFVMVHAEAGFETNLPLEYLLSDDAFFAYRADGADLTPEHGWPLRLVIPRLYFWKSAKWVRGIELMAEDRAGFWERNGYHMHGDPWKEERYSPPW, translated from the coding sequence ATGATGGTGCACCGTTCCGAGGAGCGTGTTCCACCCGGACAGCGCATCACCGATAAATGGCCCGTGCTCCACTATGGCGATGTGCCCCGACTTGATCTCGCCGGTTGGGATTTCCGAATCTTCGGCCTGGTCGAGGAACAGGTACGGCTCTCATACGAGGAGTTTCGCGCCCTGCCCACCGCCTCGATCACATGCGACATCCACTGCGTGACCACGTGGAGCCGCCTCGGAATGACGTTCGAGGGGGTTCCTGCCCGAACGGTGTTGGATCTAGTGAGGATCCGCCCGGAGGCGCGATTCGTCATGGTCCACGCCGAGGCGGGGTTTGAGACGAACCTGCCCCTGGAATACCTACTCTCCGACGATGCCTTCTTCGCCTACCGCGCCGACGGCGCAGACCTGACCCCGGAACACGGATGGCCCCTACGCCTGGTGATTCCGCGCCTCTATTTCTGGAAGAGCGCCAAGTGGGTGCGCGGCATCGAACTGATGGCCGAGGACCGCGCCGGGTTCTGGGAGCGCAACGGGTATCACATGCACGGCGATCCCTGGAAGGAGGAGCGTTACTCACCGCCGTGGTGA
- the pth gene encoding aminoacyl-tRNA hydrolase: MRLIVGVGNPGRRYRRTRHNTGWEVLEALAGAHGISIATEDGWALVGRGTIGGRRVMLARPETYVNVSGTAVADLRRRHRVPVEHLMVIVDDLDLPVGAVRVREKGSHGGHNGLRSIIEALGTTAFARVRVGIGRPPAGQDPAEFVLQRPGADERVLIDEAVALAAEGVRLWAVEGVDAAMRLCNPKRSADGAGQGAVGQGAVGQGAAKGSEG; encoded by the coding sequence ATGCGACTGATCGTGGGAGTGGGCAATCCTGGACGCCGGTACCGCCGCACCCGGCACAACACCGGGTGGGAAGTACTGGAGGCGCTCGCCGGCGCCCACGGCATCTCCATTGCGACCGAGGACGGATGGGCGCTGGTGGGGCGAGGCACGATTGGCGGCCGGCGCGTGATGCTCGCCCGGCCGGAGACCTACGTGAACGTGAGCGGTACGGCCGTCGCCGACCTTCGACGGCGCCACCGCGTGCCGGTGGAGCACCTGATGGTGATCGTGGACGACCTCGATCTTCCGGTCGGCGCCGTGCGGGTACGGGAGAAGGGAAGCCACGGGGGACACAACGGCCTCCGCTCGATCATCGAAGCCCTGGGTACTACGGCTTTCGCCCGCGTGCGTGTGGGCATCGGCCGGCCTCCGGCGGGTCAGGATCCGGCGGAGTTCGTGCTTCAGCGGCCTGGTGCAGACGAGCGCGTCCTGATTGACGAGGCAGTCGCCCTCGCTGCTGAGGGCGTGAGACTGTGGGCGGTCGAGGGCGTGGATGCGGCCATGCGCCTCTGTAACCCGAAGCGCTCGGCAGATGGAGCGGGTCAGGGTGCCGTCGGCCAGGGTGCCGTCGGTCAGGGCGCGGCGAAGGGGAGTGAGGGATGA